The following proteins come from a genomic window of Geminicoccaceae bacterium SCSIO 64248:
- a CDS encoding LysR family transcriptional regulator: MDRFDALRLFTTVIDTGGFSAAAARLGVTKSAVSRRVAELEDHLGARLLNRTTRRLALTDTGAAFYERAVRILADLDEAEQAASSQHTELRGRLRVAAPVSFGARYLGPALADFLIEHPRLQVDLDLNDRFVDLVEEGHDVAIRIGRLADSSLTARTIAHATCVACASPAYLERHGTPGHPVDLETHAGLSYANVTPSQQWRFRAPDGAQFSVKVPPRLCANNGDVLAQAACSHLGVAVLPSFIAGPALADGRLRRLLEPFEMPPIAVQAIYPHSRHLSSKVRLFVDAMKRRFGSNPPWERDLEAACAAGRPAVAAPV; this comes from the coding sequence GTGGACCGCTTCGACGCGCTCCGTCTGTTCACCACGGTGATCGACACCGGCGGCTTCAGCGCGGCCGCGGCCAGGCTTGGCGTCACCAAGTCGGCGGTCAGCCGGCGGGTCGCCGAGCTCGAGGATCACCTGGGGGCCCGCCTCCTCAACCGCACGACGCGCCGCCTGGCGCTCACCGACACGGGCGCCGCCTTCTACGAGCGGGCGGTCCGTATCCTCGCCGATCTCGACGAGGCCGAGCAGGCGGCGTCGAGCCAGCACACCGAGCTGCGCGGGCGCTTGCGCGTGGCGGCGCCCGTGTCGTTCGGCGCGCGCTATCTCGGTCCGGCGCTGGCCGATTTCCTGATCGAGCACCCTCGCCTCCAGGTCGATCTCGACCTCAACGACCGCTTTGTCGACCTCGTCGAGGAAGGTCACGACGTCGCGATCCGGATCGGACGCCTCGCCGATTCCAGCCTGACCGCGCGCACCATCGCCCATGCGACATGCGTGGCCTGCGCCAGCCCCGCCTATCTCGAGCGCCACGGCACGCCCGGTCATCCTGTCGACCTCGAGACGCATGCCGGCTTGTCCTACGCCAACGTCACGCCATCGCAGCAATGGCGCTTCCGCGCTCCGGACGGTGCCCAGTTTTCGGTCAAGGTGCCGCCCAGGCTGTGCGCCAACAACGGCGACGTTCTCGCCCAGGCGGCATGCAGCCATCTCGGCGTCGCCGTGCTCCCGAGCTTCATCGCCGGGCCGGCCCTGGCCGACGGACGCCTGAGACGCCTGCTCGAGCCGTTCGAAATGCCGCCGATCGCCGTTCAGGCGATCTACCCGCACAGTCGGCACCTTTCGTCGAAGGTCCGCCTGTTCGTCGACGCG
- a CDS encoding TAXI family TRAP transporter solute-binding subunit — MALRFLLSVIAALAVGSAALAQQPVFFRIGTGGVSGTYYPIGGVIANVISNPPGSRDCAVGGSCGVPGLAAVVQSSAGSVENIEGIADGSLESGFAQADVAYWAYSGTGLFQDRPAMGDLRVLANLYRETVHVVARRDAGIASIDDLRGKRVSLDEEGSGTLADARILLAAFGLNESDLQVVPAAPDEAIDLMTSGELDAFVLIAGYPASSVAELARNQELTLVPITGPVADRLVGDYPFFQKDVIPSDVYAGAGATPTLSVGAQWLVDARLPDDLGYALVEALWHPSNRKLLDNSHPRARDIRPERALEGLAIPLHPGAERYYREAGLLTSDRAVPPQPAGTPPQPPRP, encoded by the coding sequence ATGGCTCTTCGCTTTCTCCTGTCCGTCATCGCCGCCCTTGCCGTCGGCAGCGCCGCGCTGGCGCAGCAGCCCGTCTTCTTCCGCATCGGCACCGGCGGGGTGAGCGGCACCTACTACCCGATCGGCGGCGTGATCGCGAACGTCATCTCGAATCCGCCGGGCTCGCGCGACTGCGCCGTCGGCGGCTCCTGCGGCGTGCCCGGCCTCGCCGCCGTCGTCCAGTCCTCGGCGGGTTCGGTCGAGAACATCGAGGGCATCGCCGACGGCAGCCTCGAGAGCGGCTTCGCCCAGGCCGACGTCGCCTACTGGGCCTATTCCGGCACGGGCCTGTTCCAGGACCGGCCGGCCATGGGCGACCTGCGCGTGCTCGCCAACCTCTACCGCGAGACGGTGCACGTGGTCGCACGGCGCGACGCCGGCATCGCCTCGATCGACGACCTGCGCGGCAAGCGGGTGTCGCTCGACGAGGAGGGTTCGGGCACGCTGGCGGACGCGCGCATCCTTCTCGCGGCCTTCGGCCTGAACGAAAGCGATCTCCAGGTCGTGCCGGCGGCGCCCGACGAGGCGATCGACCTCATGACCTCCGGCGAGCTGGACGCCTTCGTGCTGATCGCAGGCTATCCCGCCTCGTCGGTGGCGGAACTGGCCCGCAACCAGGAGCTCACGCTCGTGCCGATCACCGGGCCAGTCGCCGATCGCCTCGTCGGAGACTATCCGTTCTTCCAGAAGGACGTCATTCCCTCCGACGTCTACGCCGGCGCCGGCGCGACCCCGACCCTCAGCGTCGGCGCGCAATGGCTGGTCGACGCGCGGCTGCCGGACGATCTCGGCTACGCCCTCGTCGAGGCCCTCTGGCATCCGAGCAACCGCAAGCTGCTCGACAACAGCCATCCCCGCGCGCGTGACATCCGGCCCGAGCGTGCCCTGGAGGGCCTGGCGATCCCGCTGCATCCGGGCGCCGAGCGCTACTACCGCGAAGCCGGCCTCCTGACTTCGGACAGGGCGGTGCCGCCTCAGCCCGCCGGAACGCCGCCCCAGCCGCCGCGGCCCTGA